The DNA sequence ATAAGGGAAAGATTGCTCAAAGTCCACACATCTATAACGAGTCTTTATCTCTTTTAAATTTCCCCAGGAATCATCATAAATCACTACTgtgaaaaaataaggaaaaatccatgCATATTTCTGAGTTGAAGGAAACAAGAATCAAGGAGGCAGCAAACCTTCTGTGATGCTTAAGAACATTACACAGCATGCGGCAGCATGCAGCATATAACTTTATGCAAAATTGTCTATCCACAGCACTACTCTCGGTTCGAGGAACCTCAGTTTCTCCGAAAATCAAGCCTCCTGTATAATTAGAACAAAGAGGAACTTTGGATATCCAAAGCTGGAAAACACTCTGAAATATTGCAGCAGGCATATGCAATAACTGCCCAATATGGCATGCTTCCAATTGGAAGAAGACGTGTTTGGCAGAAATTTTTGTCAGCACCGAAATGCACATAAGACAGACAGAGCCAGGGTCGGGTTCAGCAAAATCTTTCCTGAACTTAAGATTTCTGAAAAAGATCTTGGGACCTTGCAAGTGCAGGACTATATTGAGTAGAGACGATACTAAGCTCTGGATATGCCTTTTGACCACAGCCAACTTCTTACGTCCTATAAAAAAGATAAAAAGGATAGATACAAAACCCCAAGTATAAGCACAAGTCTGACAAACTTAAGTATAGAGGCAAAAGTATTGGGATTTTGCAACTTAATATGAAGAAGAATCAGCTCCCTAGACCACCCAACAGACAAACGAATAACAGCACAGGCTCCAGAGAGAGCTCATGCATAAATAGAAATCTTCACAAGTACTTTGCCTTTGAACACATTAATAAATTCCTAAACTGATGTCCTCTTAGCCTCTTTATATGCCATGAGGAAAGCCAAGGCAATTATTGTTCCTTTTGATTAATTTTATGTTCTAAAAGTAAACACCCCCCTGTGAAAAGATTCTTTAGAAAGGCGAGAAATCACGAATGAAAAGAATCAAAAGTCCCCCTTTTCCAGGGAGACAATGCTATCCTCTCCCTTTCAGTCAACACGCTCCTCTTGcgatttatcatttatgacttaAGTTACTCATTTGTCCAAACCAGAACTTTAATATTTCATGTTAATGTAGCACCTGGAGGATTTAGAAACTATTTACGCAGCCATGCTCTTACTCAAAAATATCCTTTCAGACCATTAGGATTTTTTTTTCCACATCCAAACCGTTAGTAATAGCATAATGAGCATCTGATTGTTAGAGCTATTCAGTTAATTTCATGTCGACAAGGACGACAACAAACAGTGTTTTCTTAACCTTTACAaggtaaactgaaaaataaatatatcatctccTGATCTTTCTTGCATTCCAATGAGCTtgatttctctcttatttttaaACATCTGGACAAAATTATGCCAATATCTGTGAGAAAAAGATGCTATCATTTGTGGAGTTCAAATGACAACAAAGAATTTTGATGCAAAAGATGTGGCACATATCTTGCATTTCTCTTAGTATTTGAAAGCAAACCTTGGATATAAAATAGTACCTACCTGACACAGATTCAAGAATCAAATCCAAGCAATCAATGCCTGCAGCAACATTAGCCGAGACCTTTCCTCCATCTAAACATCCAGTAGTTACTTCATAGTTAATAATGCAGTGTTCCTGCACACCAACTAATGCTCTCTCAATAGCCTGAATAGCAGACAATAAATGCAATTCAGAAGATCTGCTGACAAAATTCGTAAATGACATCCTCAATCTGGATTTTAACTCATCCAAGTGGTTTAGCCAATTGGAGTTGGGTAGGTCAAGTTCTGGCAGACCACTTAGCATCTTGGTACTTGATTCTATCTCTCGTGATGCTAGAGTAGCGTCCTTCCCCTGTAAAGATATGCACTTCCCCATAGCCCTCAGATGCAATTCTATTTGCTTGACAAAGAAATCTCTAGAAGACAAAGGATTAAGCAGCGGAAATATTTTTCCCAGCTCTCCAATGAACTTCACAACACCATCTaaccaaataaaagaaaattgTTCTAGTGCCCCACAATGGTTGGCAAACTCAAAAAGCAAAACTTGAGAAACTCGGACTAGTATGGGAAGTAGACTCGACAGCAAGGAAGTAGACTTGGTATGCAACGAGAATTTTAGAATAGCTGAAGAAGCATTGAAAATCTGCCGCAGACAAAATGCTGCATCAAGATTCTCTCCTTTTAAAAGTCCTTGTAATAGAGATTTTCTCAAATATTGTTGCCCAAAGTCTACATTGGCCAAAAGAGACTCAAAACCGGAGCCAGCGGAACCAGAATGCTGTTCTTCCTTAATCACAGAATCAACCTCATTAGCCGAGTCCCTAGATGGGTGAGTTCCCATTGACAACAGTTTATTGCAAAATTCCGTCTCAATAGAAAAGTGGGTACTAGACAAACCTTGAGGGCATTGATCACCCTCAAGAAACAACAAATGCAAAACGGAGTTTAATAAGTCTGCACATGTTTTCATTGTGGACAGAAGTTTGAGGTCGCAGCTTGTTGATTCGATAAGAGTACTGCTACTTTTAACATCTAAACTGTCCATTGCAGAAGCTAGACCACATAAGAAGCCCTGAAAGCAGGAAACTACAGGTGAGACTTTTTCTATTTCCTGAAGCCCAGCTAGATCACCCACTTTTCTGTTAACAAACGCTACATTTAGGGAGTCCAGCAAGTCCTGTGCATGTTCCATTAAGGTGTCAGCTACAGATAAAACACTTCTCCGTGCATCGCCATTATCAAGGAAATCTGGACATGGACCATTTTCTTTCATATCAGTCTCTTCATGGCCATCAGCAGAACTGAGAGCTCCACCATAAGACTTCCCAGCAGTCAAAGCAAGAATAACTTTAAATTGATCTTTGAACAGAGTCAAAAGGATGAAAGATGTGTGATCCATCAATGAGAAAATCATATGTTTCAATTGAGAAGTCTCTCGAGAAATTGCACTCTGAAAACCATTTATCACAGATAATGACTTCATAAACCAAATAACAGGAGAGCTCTCCGACAACAAGCAAGCTAGCAAGGATTGATGACCTTTCTTATCTTCGCATGATGTCAGTATTAGATTTTTAAAGGTTCTCCGGCAGGTGACAAGCAACCTCAAGAGCTCATAACAGTTGCATAAAGCTACTGACCCATGCTGATCAAACAGGCAGCCAACTACAAGCCTGAAATATTTAAGCCTTTTTAGCAAAGCTTCAGCTGAAAACCAAAGATCTAAATGACGATGCAGAAAGACAATAATGCTTGATAGCCGGATAAAGGACTGGATCACTGGGGTATAGAAAGTATCCCATGTTTCATAGTGAATGAACTCAAGACTGGACTACATTTTGGAATGCTTATCATGCAATTTCAGTATCATTTTggtaacttttcacaaataagattACAGTATGAATTTACTAGCTTGAAATTGTTAAGTCAATATTTAAAAGTTTTCCAAACAGCTAATGGTAAAGGCATTTAAAGTCTGATGAGAACAGCAAAAAGGGGAAAGAGTGATATTACCTGTCGATATTGAGAATGCTAGTCGCATAAAGTGAGAACGATTTTGAACTAAGATGTCCTTTTGGTATCCAGCTCAAAAGGTTGAGAAATGCCCGGCATCTGGTGATTTCTGTGTTAAAATTAGGAGTTCGTTCCTTTTCACAAGCTTCAGCAGGTATGCCATTTAGTAAATGATGGATTGGCTCTATCAGTAATGAGTCATCCTGTGGATGATCACATCTGAAAAATGTTGTAGATGACTTTTCAAGCACATGTACAGCATTCTCCCAATCTGGTGAACTGTTTATATCAACTTCTCCAACATATGAAAATATTGACGACACAGACTTCTTCAAGATTTGGCAAAATCTGGATGCCATGTGCCTGCAAATGGGCTATCATAACATACAGTTAGGACACCACAAGAAGCTACAATTCCTAATAGATCTCAAGGTAACCAGACAGCACAACAAACAAAATGATAAACTAGCAAGCAGTAAGTGGACTAAGATTATCCAATCTGATACACCTGGACTTGAGCAGTGTCCAAAGTCCTGAACAACTCTGGGATGCTAATGTAGTCCCTTATGCAACTGACACAGAGAACTACATAATCCAGCTGaaccagtgttatcaaaggcgaaaagcgcaaaaaagctctaaggtccgTTGTGGCTTTAAGTGCAAAGtgcaaataaagcgtgggctttaatgaaaaaaggcgcaactaaagaaaaagtaaaaatatgtatacgtagtccaagactaataattataagcatgaataacaaatatatggacaaagaaattgaaaaaaattacgataaagtgaaatatcaaatgTTTAATGTCGCATTTTCAGGATtacactcattggcaaggaaaagtatgccttagagccttgatgcgaCACTAAAGCGCCCACAAAGCGAAGCgcagcgctcaacatgttttgagcctcgcttcagggcttaagcgcgctttaagcgcgcctttgacaacactgagcTGAACATGGTCTACTTCTACCAGCAACCCATACTGGTCCTTGAAATGGGTAGATTCTTCCCTTTTAGAATATAAAAACCTGCCTCCAGGAGGACTCAAACTTGAGATCCAAATTGTAGCAGGCATTAAGAAACTACTACATAAGTCAATTGCATATCAGGGTAGATTTCACATATGAATATGTTTCTGCGGGTGTTTCAATAACTAGATGAAATTTTACTTCAGTTTAATATCAAATGTGCAGTCATACCCATGAACCCTGCAGTTGAACCAAAGAGCATAAACATGTTCCCTTGTCATGTCATTCTTTGGCTGAGATTTTCTTAACTAAGGGATTAATAAGTAACATTTACATGGAAAGGTTCTTTCAGAAAGTTGTGACATGTGATGCATGAAGATTTTGTTGGTCATTAGTAAGCAAAAACTGCGGTAAATGTATGTGCTGTAGAAGCTACACAAGAACTTACTCTTTGTTCATATAGAATGGTGTTGCTCAGAAGTTCCACTGAGACCAAATGTCGGTTGACTCCAATCACATAGCCAGATTTCTCTATATGATTCCTGAGCCCACTCATATTCGTGCTAAAACAAGGAAGGGAGTTCTGAATTAGAGCTAAAAGAAACTTCTTCAAATCTTTTTTAGAAGCATGAGGACACCAGATATCAACATTTTGGCAAACAATCCACCACAAAGCAGATGGAAACAGCTTCTCATCCATAGAGCCAGTGCCAAGATCCCATACCTCGGTTTCATACAGATAATCGAGATATGTATCCTTACTGCTTACTTGGTCCACTGAGGACTTAGATATCCTATCTTCAGTCACTAATGAGAGATATCTCATCATGAATTCTGTGAGGCCTGCTGCCTCCTTCCTCAGAGTTGAGACATGCTTTTTCCACTTTTTAGTATCCTTGGAGTATGATGACAGACCAGCATCACTGTCTAACCTAGCCTGGACTAGATTATTATTCTTCTGAAGCATGTAATCAATGGATTTCATTTGCCTATTTAAATCAACAAGTCTTTGAAGAGCCATACCACTCAACACATAAATAAGAGGACAGCAACCTATAACAGTGTGCTGGTGACAAAACTCAGCAATAATATGTATAACAGCAGGAAGAGGAGCTGAAGGTTGGACAACCCAAGAAAAATAACTTTCGTCTTCCCAAACAGTCCTCTCCAGCCAATCCTTCGCAGAATAAGCTGCAAAAGAATCAGCAATTGCTCTTGACATCTTCCTTGATGCATCTGGAGGCATCAGGCTAATGGCTTGTCTTTGCAAGCTTCTGCAAGACATATATAAACGAAAGAAAAAGACCAAAATCCAGCATACTGTTGGGATGTCATTCCCAAGTGCAGTTGCCTTACTGAATGTTCTGCCCGTTACCAAAGGAAAGAACATGTTAAGAACATCTGGATCTTGCGAGACCAGGCTACTCAAACCAGGGCGGATAACAGCCATCAAATCTTTCACGGAAAGAGCAATGAGGCTGCTATTACCGCTAGTAACAGTCATTGAATCGAGAATAAGGGTATACACTTCAGTCAAACTTTTCCCGAAAAGCTCGGCTTTTAGATCAAAGCAAAGCGTGCCACAATTACTCAAACATGGTTCTGCAGAGTCACTCTCAGCAGGCAACTGATATTTGGATTTTATCCATTCTAGAGATTCTGTAATATCTACAATCAACTGTCGGATGCATCCACTTGCTTGGCCCTCAGGAATGGACTTGACAGCATTTCTGATGGAAAGTCTGAATTCAGGAGAGCACATTAACATGCTAAGAGAATTAGCAAATGAGTGATAGAGAAATGAAGCTCTGGATGCTTCGTTGCTTCTGAATGATGATACTACTTCTCTAACAGCTTTGCTTAGCGTGAATATGGCAATGTTAACCTATAAAGTTCAGGATAAAACAAGGACCACAAAATAGTTCAATCCACAAATTAACAATAATAAAGCATGATATTAAAGGTTAGCTCAACCATTATCACTATCACATAGGGTGCAGAAGAAGAAGGTGGATAGTGGTTCATGAAGCTAAGATGTTATGTAAAGGTGTCATACCCttctaaaaaatttaatttatcccTCCACATCAAAATTAACTTTCTGCAACCTAATCAAAGAAACTCCACAAACCTGTCGAAGTTCACTGTAGAGGTGAACCAGTCTGCATCCAAGCTTAAGTACCTCTGAAGTCAGCAAATGCTGATCTGAAGTGTTCATTAGAGAGTGACTACTGGCTGTAAGAGCAAGTATCATACCCCATAGTTTTTCTAGATCTTCCCCGACAACCTCATATTCAATATCCACTAAATAATGAATAGCAAGAAAAATTTCCTTGGCTGCTAGAATCAACACTTGCCCAGGTATTTGCACTTCTGAAGCGGCAAATGATTGTAGTAATTGATTCATTTGGGCAGTAAGCGACATGACCGCATCATAAATTAACTTCAGAAATTTAAAGCAAGCCCCTTCTGAGGTATCTTCAGTTCGTATATATACCTTTTCCAGTACACAAGTTGCAAGCAATTTATTGAGAGATCTTAATGTGCTATTAATTTCCAAATACAGAGGCCCAGCTTCCAGTTTGGCTTGTGAGTGAGCATAAATCTCTGATAAGAAAAGTTCCATAATCTctacaaaaaaatcaaaaaccgACTTCCGTGCTTCTGCATCCAGACCATAATAAGGAGGCCTTTTTGAAATTGCAGAACTATTGGAAGAGCTCTTGAAAAGGGCAGTAGAATTTCCATCCTGGTGCTTAAATGCTTCTGCACCGACTGAAACCCCATTTTTCCTAAAAACACAATTAATGAACAGGCGTAGCAGCTCTCCAGCACCACTGAGTGCTGATGCATTCTTCCCGGTTATAATCTTCCCCAACTTATCAAATAAGTGTCTATGGTAACTTTTTATGAAAGTTTTCTCCTCTTTTGATTTTTTATCATCAGAACGTCTATACTTGGATGTACTTTGAAGGCTCAAAAATCCATCAATATGAGTTGGATGGAACAATGCCTGCGTTAAAACTTCTTCTATCAATACCAGTAGATTTCTTTTCCATTCTGGATTGCTTTCAAAGGCATTAACATCTAATGCATCCCACAAGATCACCAAATCTTCAAAAAGCTTATCTATAAAATCGCGGAAACCATTTTTACGAGTTGGATGGACTTTTAGAAATTTAGCAAATGGCTCGAGCAAGTAACAGGACAACTGCTTGGCAAAAATACCGGCCTTCGTGCCAACAAGCTTATCATTGAGAACCTTTTGGACAAATTCAACCACTATACTAATCAATGAAATCCATAAGTCTAGATTTTCATTAGAAATACCCCCATGAGATGAGAACACCAAGGATATGCAATCAAGAACTACGCTATGTAACTCCAACTCTTCACTAACCATAGGCTCATCACCCAAACGTATCAATGCATCCCTTGAAACATATTGGATTACTCGTAACAAGTCCCTTAAGAAGTGTAAAGAAACACCCATCTTACTTGATTCCTCCAAGCAGAACTTGAAAATCACCCAACATTTGTAATCTAAATATGACCTTGCAATTTCCATCCCATGTTTGTCTCCTTCCACCCTAATTTTCTTTTCAGAAGAAACCAGTATTTTCTGAACCCAATTGTTAAGGAAAACTATCACTCTCGAAAAGTTTACTGTCTGTATTTCCTCCCTGCTTTCACCTGTCCCTTCTGTTCTTGATTTCACATAATTATATGTCATCTCCAATTTTCTGCACTAGAATTAGTTTATTAGAAGAAAACCATCAATTCACAATAATCAAATGCGAGAGCACTAATATTTTGACATGAAAATAATAGGTGGTGTCTGGTTCAAAAAGTTGAAGAACTTTTGCAAAGAAAGCAAAATTTCAGTTTTTCGCAAAAGCTGCGTTTCGACCAAACgctaaaaggagaaaaaaaatccAGTTAGTTTTGTTTGAAAAACAGTTTCCGTAAAACATTTGCAGAAACTCTATTTCAATTTTTATGAACCACTCGCAACCTTAGAAGTTCTGTTTTTTTTAATGAGTTGTTTTTGCATTCTTGTCCAACCATCAGTCTCGTTTTGTTCTTGTTTTAGGACAAAACAAACTCTAACATTGCTAACAGACAGCATAAAACTAGTCAATTTATGATTAATCCTCACAAAAGATGAGTCTAAAACATAGCAGCATGGACATTGACTGTTCATATAGCCGACCCAAACTCAGGGGCGAAGCTTTGGTCCAAATCCTGTATTTGTGTTAAAAATTCACTTAGTatgtataaaaaataatttatccaTAACCAAG is a window from the Nicotiana tomentosiformis chromosome 10, ASM39032v3, whole genome shotgun sequence genome containing:
- the LOC104087878 gene encoding uncharacterized protein isoform X2, whose amino-acid sequence is MTYNYVKSRTEGTGESREEIQTVNFSRVIVFLNNWVQKILVSSEKKIRVEGDKHGMEIARSYLDYKCWVIFKFCLEESSKMGVSLHFLRDLLRVIQYVSRDALIRLGDEPMVSEELELHSVVLDCISLVFSSHGGISNENLDLWISLISIVVEFVQKVLNDKLVGTKAGIFAKQLSCYLLEPFAKFLKVHPTRKNGFRDFIDKLFEDLVILWDALDVNAFESNPEWKRNLLVLIEEVLTQALFHPTHIDGFLSLQSTSKYRRSDDKKSKEEKTFIKSYHRHLFDKLGKIITGKNASALSGAGELLRLFINCVFRKNGVSVGAEAFKHQDGNSTALFKSSSNSSAISKRPPYYGLDAEARKSVFDFFVEIMELFLSEIYAHSQAKLEAGPLYLEINSTLRSLNKLLATCVLEKVYIRTEDTSEGACFKFLKLIYDAVMSLTAQMNQLLQSFAASEVQIPGQVLILAAKEIFLAIHYLVDIEYEVVGEDLEKLWGMILALTASSHSLMNTSDQHLLTSEVLKLGCRLVHLYSELRQVNIAIFTLSKAVREVVSSFRSNEASRASFLYHSFANSLSMLMCSPEFRLSIRNAVKSIPEGQASGCIRQLIVDITESLEWIKSKYQLPAESDSAEPCLSNCGTLCFDLKAELFGKSLTEVYTLILDSMTVTSGNSSLIALSVKDLMAVIRPGLSSLVSQDPDVLNMFFPLVTGRTFSKATALGNDIPTVCWILVFFFRLYMSCRSLQRQAISLMPPDASRKMSRAIADSFAAYSAKDWLERTVWEDESYFSWVVQPSAPLPAVIHIIAEFCHQHTVIGCCPLIYVLSGMALQRLVDLNRQMKSIDYMLQKNNNLVQARLDSDAGLSSYSKDTKKWKKHVSTLRKEAAGLTEFMMRYLSLVTEDRISKSSVDQVSSKDTYLDYLYETEVWDLGTGSMDEKLFPSALWWIVCQNVDIWCPHASKKDLKKFLLALIQNSLPCFSTNMSGLRNHIEKSGYVIGVNRHLVSVELLSNTILYEQRPICRHMASRFCQILKKSVSSIFSYVGEVDINSSPDWENAVHVLEKSSTTFFRCDHPQDDSLLIEPIHHLLNGIPAEACEKERTPNFNTEITRCRAFLNLLSWIPKGHLSSKSFSLYATSILNIDRLVVGCLFDQHGSVALCNCYELLRLLVTCRRTFKNLILTSCEDKKGHQSLLACLLSESSPVIWFMKSLSVINGFQSAISRETSQLKHMIFSLMDHTSFILLTLFKDQFKVILALTAGKSYGGALSSADGHEETDMKENGPCPDFLDNGDARRSVLSVADTLMEHAQDLLDSLNVAFVNRKVGDLAGLQEIEKVSPVVSCFQGFLCGLASAMDSLDVKSSSTLIESTSCDLKLLSTMKTCADLLNSVLHLLFLEGDQCPQGLSSTHFSIETEFCNKLLSMGTHPSRDSANEVDSVIKEEQHSGSAGSGFESLLANVDFGQQYLRKSLLQGLLKGENLDAAFCLRQIFNASSAILKFSLHTKSTSLLSSLLPILVRVSQVLLFEFANHCGALEQFSFIWLDGVVKFIGELGKIFPLLNPLSSRDFFVKQIELHLRAMGKCISLQGKDATLASREIESSTKMLSGLPELDLPNSNWLNHLDELKSRLRMSFTNFVSRSSELHLLSAIQAIERALVGVQEHCIINYEVTTGCLDGGKVSANVAAGIDCLDLILESVSGRKKLAVVKRHIQSLVSSLLNIVLHLQGPKIFFRNLKFRKDFAEPDPGSVCLMCISVLTKISAKHVFFQLEACHIGQLLHMPAAIFQSVFQLWISKVPLCSNYTGGLIFGETEVPRTESSAVDRQFCIKLYAACCRMLCNVLKHHRSEARRCIALLEDSVGRLLNCLEMVCTSSVEGDYFGWEVQEGVKCASFLRRVYEEIRQQKDVYGDHCFQFLSCYIWVYCGYGRLRNGILREIDEALRPGVYALIDACSADDLQRLHTVFGEGPCRSTLATLQHDYKVHFQYEGKV
- the LOC104087878 gene encoding uncharacterized protein isoform X1, which encodes MADCESKSEHKKMKKTKTKTKKRKQNSTDEVEEQVHNRPSKAHRINQQPGEVEEPIILPESEESIKLQDNSPWRNLQLILSLQNNSISLQQKLEMTYNYVKSRTEGTGESREEIQTVNFSRVIVFLNNWVQKILVSSEKKIRVEGDKHGMEIARSYLDYKCWVIFKFCLEESSKMGVSLHFLRDLLRVIQYVSRDALIRLGDEPMVSEELELHSVVLDCISLVFSSHGGISNENLDLWISLISIVVEFVQKVLNDKLVGTKAGIFAKQLSCYLLEPFAKFLKVHPTRKNGFRDFIDKLFEDLVILWDALDVNAFESNPEWKRNLLVLIEEVLTQALFHPTHIDGFLSLQSTSKYRRSDDKKSKEEKTFIKSYHRHLFDKLGKIITGKNASALSGAGELLRLFINCVFRKNGVSVGAEAFKHQDGNSTALFKSSSNSSAISKRPPYYGLDAEARKSVFDFFVEIMELFLSEIYAHSQAKLEAGPLYLEINSTLRSLNKLLATCVLEKVYIRTEDTSEGACFKFLKLIYDAVMSLTAQMNQLLQSFAASEVQIPGQVLILAAKEIFLAIHYLVDIEYEVVGEDLEKLWGMILALTASSHSLMNTSDQHLLTSEVLKLGCRLVHLYSELRQVNIAIFTLSKAVREVVSSFRSNEASRASFLYHSFANSLSMLMCSPEFRLSIRNAVKSIPEGQASGCIRQLIVDITESLEWIKSKYQLPAESDSAEPCLSNCGTLCFDLKAELFGKSLTEVYTLILDSMTVTSGNSSLIALSVKDLMAVIRPGLSSLVSQDPDVLNMFFPLVTGRTFSKATALGNDIPTVCWILVFFFRLYMSCRSLQRQAISLMPPDASRKMSRAIADSFAAYSAKDWLERTVWEDESYFSWVVQPSAPLPAVIHIIAEFCHQHTVIGCCPLIYVLSGMALQRLVDLNRQMKSIDYMLQKNNNLVQARLDSDAGLSSYSKDTKKWKKHVSTLRKEAAGLTEFMMRYLSLVTEDRISKSSVDQVSSKDTYLDYLYETEVWDLGTGSMDEKLFPSALWWIVCQNVDIWCPHASKKDLKKFLLALIQNSLPCFSTNMSGLRNHIEKSGYVIGVNRHLVSVELLSNTILYEQRPICRHMASRFCQILKKSVSSIFSYVGEVDINSSPDWENAVHVLEKSSTTFFRCDHPQDDSLLIEPIHHLLNGIPAEACEKERTPNFNTEITRCRAFLNLLSWIPKGHLSSKSFSLYATSILNIDRLVVGCLFDQHGSVALCNCYELLRLLVTCRRTFKNLILTSCEDKKGHQSLLACLLSESSPVIWFMKSLSVINGFQSAISRETSQLKHMIFSLMDHTSFILLTLFKDQFKVILALTAGKSYGGALSSADGHEETDMKENGPCPDFLDNGDARRSVLSVADTLMEHAQDLLDSLNVAFVNRKVGDLAGLQEIEKVSPVVSCFQGFLCGLASAMDSLDVKSSSTLIESTSCDLKLLSTMKTCADLLNSVLHLLFLEGDQCPQGLSSTHFSIETEFCNKLLSMGTHPSRDSANEVDSVIKEEQHSGSAGSGFESLLANVDFGQQYLRKSLLQGLLKGENLDAAFCLRQIFNASSAILKFSLHTKSTSLLSSLLPILVRVSQVLLFEFANHCGALEQFSFIWLDGVVKFIGELGKIFPLLNPLSSRDFFVKQIELHLRAMGKCISLQGKDATLASREIESSTKMLSGLPELDLPNSNWLNHLDELKSRLRMSFTNFVSRSSELHLLSAIQAIERALVGVQEHCIINYEVTTGCLDGGKVSANVAAGIDCLDLILESVSGRKKLAVVKRHIQSLVSSLLNIVLHLQGPKIFFRNLKFRKDFAEPDPGSVCLMCISVLTKISAKHVFFQLEACHIGQLLHMPAAIFQSVFQLWISKVPLCSNYTGGLIFGETEVPRTESSAVDRQFCIKLYAACCRMLCNVLKHHRSEARRCIALLEDSVGRLLNCLEMVCTSSVEGDYFGWEVQEGVKCASFLRRVYEEIRQQKDVYGDHCFQFLSCYIWVYCGYGRLRNGILREIDEALRPGVYALIDACSADDLQRLHTVFGEGPCRSTLATLQHDYKVHFQYEGKV